One Onthophagus taurus isolate NC chromosome 11, IU_Otau_3.0, whole genome shotgun sequence genomic window carries:
- the LOC111416684 gene encoding spectrin beta chain isoform X3: protein MTTDISINRWDPTLQQEIVEEYEYDGGNSSSRLFERSRIKALADERESVQKKTFQKWVNSHLVRVNSRIGDLYLDLRDGKQLIKLLEVLSGERLPRPTKGKMRIHCLENVDKALQFLRDQRVHLENMGSHDIVDGNPRLSLGLIWTIILRFQIQDITIEETDNKETKSAKDALLLWCQMKTAGYQNVNIRNFTTSWRDGLAFNAIIHKHRPDLIQYDKLTKANPIHNLNNAFNIAEEKLDLTKLLDAEDVFVEQPDEKSIITYVVTYYHYFSKMKQETVQGKRIGKVVGIAMDNERMIREYESLTSDLLAWIEATITALGDRQFANSLQGVQQQLSQFSNYRTVEKPPKFVEKGNLEILLFTLQSKMRANNQRVYTPKEGKMIADINKAWERLEKAEHERELALREELIRQEKLEQLAARFNRKASMRETWLSENQRLVSQDNFGHDLAAVEAAAKKHEAIETDILAYEERVQAVVAVAQELSAENYHDMERISQRKDNVLRLWNYLLELLKARRMRLELSLQLQQTFQEMLHILDSMEDLKSRLLTDDHGKHLMGVEDLLQKHNLLEADINILGERVKAVALASQRFLDVDILEGYKPCDPSLVLDRVQQLEDAYAELVRLAVERRTRLEESRKLWQFYWDMADEDNWIKENGQIVSTADIGHDLTTVHLLLAKHKALENEIQAHEPQLQAVLNVGEELVTSGHFGSDKIQQRLQEASEAWRHLLELTAYRRKRLEEAVDYHQLFADADDVDIWMLDTLRLVSSEDVGRDEANAQSLLKKHRDVTDELKNYSSTIDQLHQQAEQLGPELANAPEVQKRLSSIDSRYKELLELAKLRKQRLLDALSLYKLLSESDGVEQWIGEKDRMLQTMTPARDIEDVEIMKHRYDGFEKEMNSNASRVAVVNQLARQLLHVEHPDSEQITARQNQLNQKWAELRDKAESKKDELNQAHGVQTFHIECRETVTWIEDKKRILQSTDSLEMDLTGIMTLQRRLSGMERDLAAIQAKLTALEKEAQEMEKEHPEEAAVVRERITQIQIIWEQLTQMLKERDAKLEEAGDLHRFLRDLDHFQAWLTRTQTDVASEDTPGSLAEAEKLLSQHQNIKDEIDNYTDDYTKMMEYGERITAEPGTQDDPQYMFLRERLKALKDGWAELKQMWENRQQLLSQSLSLQMLNRDARQAEVILSQQEHTLNKDETPTSLEQAENLLKKHEAFLTTMDANDDKINTVVQFSRRLCDENHFASDKIAKRADAIDERRQSNRERAQALTDRLRDLLELQQFLRDCEELSEWIQEKHIVAQDETYRSAKTIHSKWTRHQAFEAEIGSNKERLTNLQQAGEDLARDKPEYAQMIQPKLKELQDQFVLLEDTTKDKGERLFDANREVLIHQTCDDIDSWINELEKQIENEDTGQDLASVNILMQKQQMIETQMAVKARQVDQLESQTHHLEQKVPDKDMEEIKVKKTKVEERFEQLKQPLLERQRQLEKKKEAFQFRRDVEDELLWISEKMPLATSDEYGSGLFHVHMLMKKNQSLKTEIDNHEPRIRTVCNNGQKLVDEGHESSDEFSNLIAELSRAWQNLKDAIEKRKENLLRNERAQQYLFDAGEAEAWMSEQELYMMVEDRGKDETSARNLLKKHDSQEAAVEAYADTIRSLGETVRALAAEEHPLAEQVAVKQSQLDKLYAGLKDLAGERRAKLNEALQLFLLNREVGDLEQWIADREVVASSHELGQDYDHVTLLWERFKEFARDTESIGTERVQSVNDIADRLIEAGHSDSAVVAEWKDQLNEAWQDLLELIETRTQMLAASRELHKFFHDCKDILGRILEKQVSMSDELGRDAGSVSALQRKHQNFLQDLQTLQSQVQQIQEESAKLQAAYAGDKAREITNREAEVVNAWANLQANCDQRKLKLADTGDLFKFFNLVRTLMQWMDDVIRQMNTGEKPRDVSGVETLMNNHQSLKAEIDSREDNFTTCVSLGRELLSRNHYASAEIREKLVVLSNQRNALHHRWEERWENLQLILEVYQFARDAAVAEAWLIAQEPYLMSTELGHSIDDVENLIKKHEAFEKSAAAQEERFSALERLTTLEQLNLGAGPFLNLMHVPSQKIELNFPQIFPKDCVDYPVCNNYYNRSFSLRPPSELVPFIIKDVDKFYKPRITVRRLFTLKGVIKYYPDTSPDIFNKSFLYGDQTECLNIVTNSKLNENFDSKVSFNLNSAKSNIILSEAFILREKLFLSGLSNNLVNISIPFDDELIRKVILRKRKSANRRNFQNNEVTGDQFELREMRRRQEAAEAEEKAKREAEEAEKRRAALEAEQKAAAEADRTDAASPVEEKPAPRPATVEKEARRKDRSRSKSPFRSFRWKKGHKQSSGASDDEAVHYSSEQASPDEEPELEGLLTRKHEWANTTTKSTNRSWTTMYCVLKGTQLHFYKDAKAAKTQPDQMLKGEQPLNLTGASAIVASDYKKRKHVFRLKLENGADFLFQAHDDAEMNQWVGRISVLQEAGSAGPSRSQTLPASGQKDDKKRKSFLTLKKN from the exons ATGACGACAGACATCAGTATAAACCGCTGGGATCCTACACTTCAACAGGAGATCGTGGAAGAGTACGAATACGATGGTGGAAATTCCTCTTCACGCCTCTTTGAACGCTCGCGTATTAAAGCATTGGCAGACGAACGTGAATCTGTACAGaaaaaaacgtttcaaaaaTGGGTTAATTCCCATCTTGTACGTGTAAATTCTCGCATCGGTGACCTCTATTTAGACCTTCGCGATGGTAAACAACTCATTAAATTGCTTGAAGTTCTCTCAGGTGAACGATTACCGAGACCGACAAAAGGAAAAATGCGGATTCACTGTTTAGAAAACGTAGATAAAGCTCTGCAATTCCTTCGCGATCAAAGAGTTCATTTAGAAAACATGGGTTCGCATGACATTGTCGACGGGAACCCGAGATTATCACTTGGTTTAATTTGGACCATAATCCTTCGCTTCCAAATACAAGACATCACAATCGAAGAAACAGATAATAAAGAAACCAAATCGGCCAAGGATGCTTTGCTTTTATGGTGCCAGATGAAAACTGCCGGTTATCAAAATGTGAATATTCGTAATTTCACCACATCGTGGCGCGACGGGTTGGCTTTCAATGCTATCATTCACAAACATCGTCCCGATTTAATTCAATATGACAAGCTCACTAAAGCTAATCCTATTcacaatttaaataatgcgTTCAACATCGCTGAAGAAAAACTGGACCTCACCAAATTGCTCGACGCCGAAGACGTGTTCGTCGAGCAACCGGATGAGAAATCGATCATCACATACGTCGTCACATATTATCACTACTTCAGTAAGATGAAACAAGAAACCGTTCAAGGAAAGCGTATCGGAAAAGTCGTCGGAATTGCAATGGATAATGAACGAATGATTCGAGAATACGAATCGTTAACCAGTGATTTATTGGCTTGGATTGAAGCTACAATCACTGCTCTTGGCGATCGCCAATTCGCAAATAGTTTACAAGGTGTTCAACAGCAATTATCACAATTTAGTAATTATAGAACGGTAGAAAAACCACCAAAATTCGTTGAAAAAggtaatttggaaattttgttgtttaccCTTCAATCAAAGATGCGCGCAAACAACCAGCGTGTATACACGCCGAAAGAAGGTAAAATGATTGCTGATATAAACAAAGCTTGGGAGCGTCTTGAAAAAGCAGAACACGAACGAGAACTCGCGTTGCGTGAAGAACTCATTCGACAAGAAAAACTTGAACAACTTGCCGCCCGATTTAATCGTAAAGCGAGCATGCGTGAGACTTGGTTGAGTGAGAACCAGCGATTGGTATCGCAAGACAACTTTGGTCATGATTTAGCTGCCGTTGAAGCAGCCGCTAAGAAACACGAAGCAATCGAAACAGATATTTTAGCGTACGAAGAACGAGTACAAGCTGTAGTAGCTGTGGCTCAAGAATTATCAGCCGAAAATTACCATGATATGGAAAGAATCAGTCAGAGAAAAGACAACGTATTACGATTATGGAATTACTTATTAGAACTTCTCAAGGCGAGAAGAATGAGGTTAGAATTAAGCTTACAGTTACAACAAACCTTCCAAGAGATGCTTCATATTTTGGATTCAATGGAAGATTTGAAGAGCAGATTATTAACAGACGATCATGGAAAACATTTGATGGGTGTAGAAGATTTACTCCAAAAACACAATCTTCTTGAAGCAGATATTAATATTCTTGGAGAGAGAGTAAAAGCGGTTGCTTTAGCATCACAACGGTTCTTGGACGTAGATATTTTGGAAGGATACAAACCGTGCGATCCTTCGTTAGTTTTGGATCGTGTACAGCAATTAGAAGATGCTTACGCCGAACTTGTTCGACTTGCAGTTGAACGTCGTACTAGATTAGAAGAGTCGCGTAAACTCTGGCAATTTTATTGGGATATGGCGGATGAAGACAATTGGATTAAGGAAAATGGACAAATCGTTTCCACAGCTGATATTGGACATGATCTTACAACGGTACATTTGCTATTGGCCAAACACAAAGCTTTAGAAAACGAAATTCAAGCGCACGAACCTCAACTTCAAGCCGTTTTGAACGTTGGCGAGGAATTGGTAACATCTGGACACTTTGGTTCCGACAAGATTCAGCAACGACTTCAAGAAGCATCCGAGGCTTGGCGCCATTTATTAGAATTAACGGCGTATCGTCGTAAACGACTCGAAGAGGCCGTCgattatcatcaattatttgCAGATGCCGATGACGTAGATATTTGGATGTTGGATACCTTGAGGTTAGTTTCCAGCGAAGACGTGGGACGTGACGAAGCTAACGCTCAATCTTTACTTAAAAAACATCGCGATGTAACAGACGAACTTAAGAATTATTCTTCTACCATCGATCAATTACATCAACAAGCTGAACAACTTGGACCAGAACTTGCTAATGCGCCGGAAGTTCAAAAAAGATTATCTTCAATCGATAGCCGATATAAGGAGTTATTAGAATTGGCTAAGTTACGTAAACAGAGATTATTGGACGCGCTATCTCTTTACAAATTGCTGTCTGAAAGTGATGGTGTTGAGCAATGGATTGGCGAGAAGGACCGAATGCTTCAGACGATGACTCCTGCTCGCGACATTGAAGATGTGGAAATTATGAAACACCGTTACGACGGATTTGAAAAGGAAATGAACTCGAACGCTTCCAGAGTAGCCGTTGTCAACCAATTAGCAAGGCAATTACTTCACGTTGAACATCCAGATTCGGAACAAATCACTGCAAGACAGAATCAACTTAACCAGAAATGGGCCGAGCTTCGCGATAAAGCAGAATCAAAGAAAGACGAACTCAACCAAGCACATGGTGTGCAAACGTTCCATATTGAATGCCGTGAAACCGTCACTTGGATTGAAGATAAGAAGAGAATTCTTCAAAGTACGGATAGTTTGGAAATGGATTTGACTGGAATCATGACTTTACAGAGACGTTTGTCGGGAATGGAACGCGATTTAGCAGCTATCCAAGCGAAATTAACGGCATTAGAAAAAGAGGCTCAGGAAATGGAGAAAGAACACCCAGAAGAAGCCGCCGTTGTCCGGGAACGCATCACCCAAATCCAAATTATCTGGGAGCAACTTACTCAAATGTTAAAAGAACGTGACGCGAAATTGGAAGAAGCCGGGGATCTTCACCGCTTTCTTAGAGATTTGGATCATTTCCAAGCTTGGCTCACTCGTACACAAACAGATGTCGCCTCTGAAGATACCCCTGGTTCTTTGGCCGAAGCCGAAAAGCTTTTGTCGCAGCATCAAAACATCAAAGATGAAATCGATAATTACACTGATGACTATACAAAGATGATGGAATACGGGGAAAGAATCACTGCCGAACCTGGTACTCAAGATGATCCGCAATACATGTTCTTACGCGAACGTTTGAAGGCCCTTAAGGATGGCTGGGCTGAACTTAAACAAATGTGGGAAAATCGTCAACAACTACTCTCCCAATCACTCAGCTTACAAATGTTGAACAGAGATGCACGTCAAGCTGAAGTTATCTTAAGCCAACAAGAGCACACCTTGAATAAAGATGAAACTCCGACATCCTTGGAACAAGCCgaaaacttattaaagaaaCACGAAGCTTTCTTAACCACCATGGACGCGAACGATGACAAAATCAACACAGTCGTTCAATTTAGCCGTAGATTATGCGACGAAAATCACTTTGCATCTGACAAAATCGCTAAAAGAGCTGATGCTATCGATGAACGCAGACAAAGCAATAGAGAACGAGCGCAAGCTTTAACCGATCGATTAAGAGATTTGTTAGAACTTCAGCAGTTCTTAAGAGATTGCGAGGAACTTTCAGAATGGATTCAAGAGAAACACATCGTCGCACAAGATGAAACTTATCGTTCCGCTAAAACAATTCATTCCAAATGGACCAGACATCAAGCGTTTGAAGCCGAAATCGGTTCTAATAAAGAGAGATTGACTAATTTACAACAAGCCGGTGAAGACTTGGCGAGAGATAAACCAGAATACGCACAAATGATCCAGCCGAAATTGAAAGAACTCCAAGATCAATTTGTCTTGCTGGAAGATACCACCAAAGATAAAGGTGAACGTCTCTTTGATGCTAATCGCGAAGTTTTGATCCATCAAACATGTGATGACATCGACAGTTGGATCAACGAATTAGAAAAACAGATCGAAAATGAAGACACTGGTCAAGATTTGGCTTCCGTAAATATCTTGATGCAAAAACAACAGATGATTGAAACCCAAATGGCGGTGAAGGCAAGACAAGTTGACCAGCTGGAATCTCAAACACACCATTTGGAACAGAAAGTGCCCGACAAAGATATGGAAGAAATCAAAGTCAAAAAGACCAAAGTCGAGGAACGTTTCGAACAATTAAAGCAACCTCTGTTGGAACGACAGCGTCAAttggaaaagaaaaaggaagcGTTCCAGTTTCGACGCGACGTCGAAGACGAATTATTATGGATTTCCGAAAAGATGCCACTTGCAACTTCGGACGAATACGGTTCCGGTTTATTCCATGTGCATATGCTAATGAAGAAAAATCAATCATTAAAAACAGAAATCGATAATCACGAACCGAGAATACGTACTGTGTGCAATAACGGACAGAAATTAGTGGATGAAGGTCACGAATCTTCTGATGAATTCTCTAATTTAATTGCTGAATTATCACGCGCTTGGCAAAATTTGAAAGATGCGAtcgaaaaacgaaaagaaaactTACTTCGAAATGAACGAGCTCAGCAGTACTTATTCGATGCAGGTGAGGCTGAAGCGTGGATGAGCGAACAAGAACTCTATATGATGGTTGAAGATCGTGGAAAAGATGAAACGTCTGCAAGAAATTTATTGAAGAAACACGACAGTCAAGAAGCCGCCGTAGAAGCTTACGCCGATACTATCAGATCTTTAGGTGAAACTGTTCGTGCTTTAGCTGCTGAAGAACACCCACTCGCCGAACAAGTTGCCGTTAAACAATCTCAGCTTGACAAATTATACGCCGGTTTGAAAGATTTAGCTGGTGAACGCAGAGCTAAACTTAATGAAGCTCTTCAATTGTTCTTGTTGAATCGCGAAGTTGGCGATTTGGAACAATGGATAGCCGATAGAGAAGTTGTTGCATCCTCGCATGAGTTGGGACAAGATTACGATCACGTTACTCTTCTTTGGGAAAGATTTAAAGAGTTCGCAAGAGATACCGAATCTATCGGAACGGAGCGTGTTCAATCCGTCAATGATATCGCCGATCGATTAATCGAAGCTGGGCATTCCGATTCCGCTGTAGTAGCGGAATGGAAAGATCAATTGAACGAAGCATGGCAAGATTTGCTCGAACTTATCGAAACAAGAACGCAGATGTTAGCAGCTTCAAGAGAACTTCACAAATTCTTCCACGATTGCAAGGATATTTTGGGACGTATTCttgaaaaacaagtttcgATGAGCGATGAACTCGGTAGAGATGCGGGCTCGGTTTCAGCTCTTCaaagaaaacatcaaaatttcttaCAAGATCTTCAAACTTTACAATCTCAAGTGCAACAAATCCAAGAAGAATCCGCAAAACTTCAAGCGGCTTATGCGGGAGACAAAGCCCGCGAGATCACCAATAGAGAAGCTGAAGTTGTTAACGCTTGGGCCAATTTACAAGCAAATTGCGATCAACGAAAACTGAAATTAGCCGACACCGGAGATTTATTCAAATTCTTTAACCTGGTTCGTACCCTAATGCAATGGATGGATGATGTTATTCGTCAAATGAACACCGGCGAAAAACCTAGAGATGTCAGTGGAGTTGAAACTTTAATGAACAATCATCAGAGTTTGAAAGCCGAAATAGATTCTAGAGAAGACAATTTTACAACTTGCGTCAGTTTGGGTCGCGAACTATTGTCTAGAAATCATTACGCGTCAGCCGAGATCCGCGAGAAGCTTGTTGTTTTAAGTAATCAAAGAAACGCTTTACATCACCGTTGGGAAGAACGTTGGGAGAACCTTCAGTTGATCCTGGAAGTGTATCAATTCGCAAGAGATGCCGCCGTTGCTGAAGCATGGCTCATCGCCCAAGAACCGTACCTTATGAGTACCGAATTGGGACATTCGATTGATGACGTCGAAAATCTTATCAAGAAACATGAAGCGTTTGAGAAGTCCGCGGCAGCCCAAGAAGAACGCTTCAGTGCTTTGGAGAGGTTAACCACA TTAGAACAACTTAATTTGGGTGCTGGGCCATTTCTTAACTTGATGCATGTTCCAAGtcaaaaaatagaattaaactTTCCGCAAATTTTTCCGAAAGATTGCGTCGATTATCCcgtttgtaataattattataaccgGAGCTTTTCGCTCCGACCGCCTTCCGAACTTGTcccatttattattaaagatgtcgataaattttataaaccaAGAATTACCGTTCGACGATTGTTCACATTAAAAGGTGTTATTAAATACTATCCCGATACGTCTCctgatattttcaataaatcctTCCTTTACGGGGATCAAACCGAATGTCTAAATATCGttacaaattcaaaattaaatgagaATTTCGATTCAAAAGtttctttcaatttaaattccgcaaaatcaaatattatattatcCGAAGCGTTTATTTtaagagaaaaattatttttgagtgGTTTATCAAACAATTTAGTTAATATTTCGATTCCTTTTGATGATGAATTAATTCGAAAggtaattttaagaaaacgtAAATCGGCTAATCGACGtaactttcaaaataatgAAGTAACAGGTGATCAG TTCGAACTTCGTGAGATGAGACGACGTCAAGAAGCTGCTGAAGCCGAAGAGAAAGCTAAACGAGAAGCCGAAGAAGCTGAGAAACGCCGCGCAGCTTTGGAAGCCGAACAAAAAGCCGCCGCGGAAGCGGATCGCACCGACGCAGCTTCTCCGGTTGAGGAAAAACCAg